One segment of Drosophila ananassae strain 14024-0371.13 chromosome 3R, ASM1763931v2, whole genome shotgun sequence DNA contains the following:
- the LOC6505611 gene encoding uncharacterized protein LOC6505611 isoform X7, with protein MEEAKTQAQQPSPQQQQQQQQQPQSHPLEDVSLGSENDDDKQTPKNWVKFDDEADSGEKNNNSNGGNATQQPTQQQQPQQQQQQQNKLSLPPPPSVVSSNNNRRARSRSPNAPSSTTAATTTTPVQRPTVSSTTAATPVDASTAASPDVAPAVLTTESTHVNLSASGSGIVAGGASGSGSGSGPGPAPAPRHPPQLINQKAASAPSHAPSPAAAASSSHHHNGGSGTNGTGAGQAMDQASGMRTIELSTGRIREGFANGDVIVTLLPANTKWPWIAPAIFRPELVPEELMAQGLTLTVEDYVNAMETLVNDYRFTVYNICYKRILVCWILFAFAVLLALLFSGLQGVALFALGVGWLFLNAAAIFLCMWMKLRLSRGLEKCLARVNRQLMRHKILLVLDDRGRISCHKVNLCFMYFDATQCVSFLNEFLEHTEQNGGEAIKAGWERKLDIDLEDIVIQGSQPVRVPRKEERGMQLFLRYGSRWGMEALRGLVDVTPLEPGRHCGQFQCPCQYIKEHLQCKPRDVSP; from the exons ATGGAGGAGGCCAAGACGCAGGCGCAGCAGCCATcgccgcagcaacagcaacagcagcagcagcagccgcaaaGCCATCCTTTGGAGGATGTCTCTCTGGGCTCCGAAAACGATGACGACAAACAGACGCCCAAAAATTGGGTTAAATTCGACGACGAGGCGGACAGcggtgaaaaaaataataacagtAACGGCGGCAATGCCACACAGCAACCaacccaacaacaacaaccgcagcagcagcagcagcagcaaaacaAGTTGTCGCTGCCGCCACCGCCATCGGTGGttagcagcaacaacaacaggaggGCGCGCTCGCGCAGTCCCAACGCTCCGTCATCAacgacagcagcaacaacaacaacacctgTCCAG CGCCCCACAGTTTCCTCGACCACAGCTGCCACACCGGTGGATGCTTCTACGGCAGCATCGCCGGATGTGGCGCCCGCTGTTTTGACAACTGAGAGCACGCACGTTAATCTGAGTGCATCCGGCAGTGGCATTGTAGCCGGAGGTGCAAGTGGATCTGGATCGGGCTCGGGACCTGGACCGGCGCCCGCACCTCGTCACCCCCCGCAGCTAATAAACCAAAAAGCAGCCTCAGCACCCTCGCACGCCCCCTCGCCGGCTGCAGCGGCATCTTCCAGTCATCATCACAATGGCGGCAGTGGCACCAACGGCACCGGAGCTGGCCAGGCCATGGATCAAGCTTCTGGGATGCGCACAATCGAACTGTCAACGGGGCGCATTCGCGAGGGATTTG CGAATGGCGATGTAATTGTAACGTTGCTGCCAGCAAACACAAAGTGGCCCTGGATTGCTCCTGCTATCTTCCGGCCGGAACTGGTGCCCGAGGAGCTGATGGCCCAGGGTCTGACG CTCACCGTGGAGGACTACGTTAATGCAATGGAAACGCTGGTGAACGACTATCGCTTCACGGTGTACAACATATGCTACAAACGAATCCTCGTCTGCTGGATCCTGTTCGCCTTTGCCGTGCTCCTGGCGCTGCTCTTCTCCGGCCTGCAGGGCGTGGCCCTGTTCGCCCTCGGCGTCGGCTGGCTCTTCCTGAACGCGGCGGCCATCTTCCTGTGCATGTGGATGAAGTTGCGGCTGTCGCGGGGACTGGAGAAGTGCCTGGCCCGGGTCAACCGGCAGCTGATGCGCCACAAAATCCTGCTGGTGCTGGATGATCGGGGTCGCATCTCGTGCCACAAGGTGAATCTCTGTTTCATGTACTTCGATGCCACGCAATGCGTGAGTTTCTTGAATGAGTTCCTGGAGCACACGGAGCAGAATGGCGGCGAGGCCATCAAGGCTGGCTGGGAGCGGAAGCTAGACATCGACTTGGAGGACATTGTCATTCAGGGCAGCCAGCCGGTTCGAGTTCCCCGCAAGGAG GAACGGGGCATGCAGCTGTTCCTTCGCTACGGCTCCCGCTGGGGCATGGAGGCGCTGCGGGGGCTGGTGGACGTGACGCCCCTGGAGCCGGGTCGCCACTGCGGACAGTTCCAGTGCCCCTGCCAGTACATCAAAGAGCACTTGCAGTGCAAACCGCGAG ATGTTAGCCCCTAA